The Streptomyces laurentii region CTCGCCGCCCAGCTCGGGGTCGTCCGTCGGGTGGGTGAGCACCAGGTAGCTGCCCGAGGGCACAGCCGCCATCAGGGTCCGGACGATGGACCGGGCCTCGTCGGTGTCCAGGACGAAGTTGAGGATGCCGAGCATGAGGATCGCGACCGGCCGGGAGAAGTCCAGCGTCTCCGCGGCCGCCTTGACGATCGCCTCCGGGTCCCGCGCGTCCGCGTCCACGTACTCCGTCGCGCCCTGCGCCGAGCCGGTCAGCAGCGCCCGCGCGTGCGTCAGCACGATCGGGTCGTTGTCGACGTAGACGATCCGGGCGTCCGGCGCCACCCGCTGCGCCACCTCGTGGGTGTTGTCGACCGTCGGCAGGCCGGTGCCGATGTCGAGGAACTGGCGCACCCCGGCCTCGGCCGCCAACTGCGTCACCACGCGCCCCAGGAACGCCCGGTCCGCGCGCGCCACCGCGCCGATGCTCGGGTGCAGCGACGTCACCTGGTCGCCGACGGCCCGGTCCACGGGGTAGTTGTCCTTGCCGCCCAGCCAGTAGTTCCACACACGGGCGTTGTGGGCGATGTCGGTGCGGATCCTGTCGTTCATGTGCGGCCCTTTCGCAGTGCGGCGGCGAGAACGTCGACACGATTGGTGGTGATCGAATCGACCCCGTTCATGATCAGCTTACGCATGCTCCGTTTCGTGTCCGGAGTCCACACCGACACCAGCAGACCGTCCCCGTGCACGCGTGCCACCAGCTCCGGACTTGTCAGCCCGAAGCGGTAGTTGAGCCACTTCGGGCGCAGCGCGTCGAGCAGCACCGGGCGCGGCGGGGCCAGCGAGTTCCAGGTCAGCGCGATCTCCGCGGCCGGGTCCGCCGCCCGTACCCGCAGCATCGCGGCGCCGCCCGCGCAGTACGCCACCCGCTCGCCCGCGCCGCACTCGTGCACCACGCCGGTGACCGCGCGCACCGTCCGCGTATCGCCGCCCGGCAGATCGATCAGCAGCCGCCGCTCCCCGGCGGCTTCGAGGGCCTCGCGCAGGGTCGGCACCCCGGCGCCGGTCAGCTCCGTCAGCTCGGCCGCCGTGACCGAGGCCAGCGGCCGGTCGTGACCCCACAGCCGCTTCAGGGTGTCGTCGTGCAGCAGCACCGGGACACCGTCCCGGGTCAGCCGGACGTCGATCTCCACCGCGTCCGCCCCGCGCGCGAACGCGGAGCGGACGGAGGCGAGGGTGTTCTCACGGGCGCGGTACGGATCGCCGCGATGACCGACGACGGCGACGGACCGCGTGGCGGGCCGGGCGAGAGGCTGCGTGACGGGCTGCATACCTCTCATTGTGCGGGCCCGCGCTCCCGGCCCGCCGGGCCCGCGGGTCTCAGCCCGCGATCCACCGCTCCGTGTACGCGTCGATCTCGCCGGCCAGCCGGGTCTTGCCGGCCTGGTCCAGGAACGACGCCTCCACCGCGTTCTTCGCCAGCGTGCCGAGGCCCCGCTCGTCCAGGTCGAGGAGCCGGGCCGCGACCGCGTACTCGTTGTTCAGATCCGTGCCGAACATCGGCGGGTCGTCGCTGTTGACCGTGACCAGCACCCCGGCGTCCACCATCCGCCGCAGCGGGTGGTCCTCCAGGCGCTCCACGGCGCGCGTCGCGATGTTCGAGGTCGGGCACACCTCCAGGGCGATCCGCTGGTCCGCCAGGTACGCGAGCAGCTCCGGGTCGCGGGCCGCGCTCGTGCCGTGGCCGATCCGCTCGGCGCCGAGCAGCCGCACCGCGTCCCAGACGGTCTCCGGGCCGGTGGTCTCGCCGGCGTGCGGCACCGACCGCAGACCCTCGGCCCGCGCCCGGTCGAAGAACGGCTTGAACTGCGGGCGCGGCACCCCGATCTCCGGGCCGCCGAGACCGAACGACACCAGTCCCTCCGGCCGCCGGTCCAGCGCGAGCCGCGCCGTCTCCTCGGCCGACACCAGACCCGCCTCGCCCGGGATGTCGAAGCACCAGCGCAGCAGCACACCCAGCTCGGTCTCGGCCGCCTTGCGGGCGTCCTCGATGGCCTCCATGAACGCGTACTCGTCGATGCCGCGCCGCACCGAGCTGTACGGGGTGATCGTCAGCTCCGCGTACCGGATGTTCTGCCGCGCCATGTCGCGGGCCACCTCGTACGTGAGGAGCCGGACGTCCTCGGGGGTACGGACCAGGTCCACGACCGACAGGTACACCTCGATGAAGTGCGCGAAGTCCGTGAACGTGAAGTACTCGCGCAGCGCCTCCGGATCCGTCGGGACCTTGGAGTCCGGGTGGCGGGAGGCGAGCTCGGCCACGATCCGGGGGGAGGCGGAGCCCACGTGGTGCACGTGCAGCTCGGCCTTCGGCAGTCCGGCGATGAAGGAAGACAGATCGGTCATCGGATCATCGTAGGCCGGACCGGGCTGTGTACGGACCGCCACGTAGCATGACGGGACCACGATGGGGGAGGCCCATGTCCGAGAACAACGACACTCCGGTGGACCCGTGGGCTCCGCCGAACCGCGACGGCGTCGAACTGAGCAAGCCCACCACGCCCGCGACGCCTGCCGCACCCGCGACGCCGGCCACGCCCGAGGCACCCGCCACACCCGCCCCGCCCGCACCGGGCATATCCGGCCCGCCGTCGGTGCACGAGCAGCTGACCATGGCCTCGGGGGTGGAGATCCCGCCGCCGCCCGTCGCACCCGGTGGGACCTACGGCTACCCGGCCGCCCCGACCCCGCCGGCGCAGCCGGGGGCGCCGACCGGATACGGCTACCCGCCGGCCCCGCCCGCGGCCACGTTCCCCGGCGGTTACGGAACGACGTCCGGCTACCCGGCGTACGGCGCCCAGCCCGGCTGGGGGCCCGCCCCCTCCAACGGCCAGGGCACGGCCGCGATGGTGCTCGGCATCATCGCGGTGGCCGGCTTCTGCCTCTACGGCCTGGGCGTGGTGCTCGGTGTCCTCGCCCTGATCTTCGGCATCCTCGGTCTGAAGAAGGCCAACCGCGGCGAGGCGACCAACCGCGGCATGGCGATCGCGGGCATCGTGCTCGGCTCGATCGGCGCCCTGATCAGCGCCGCTTTCCTCGCCCTGGTCATCGTCGCGGCCGTGACCAGCTATTCCGAGTCGGACACCGGCTGGGGCGAGAACGTGGAGGAGACGAGCATGGTGCTGGAGATCCAGCGCTGACGCGCTGACCCGCCGGCACCCGGAAGGCGCGGGGCGCGAGCGGCCCGCCCGCCCCGCGCCCCGTCCTCCTTCTTCTCCGCGTCCCGGCTCCGCGCCCCCACTACGAGGCGCCCACCCGCAGCCGCTCCCGCGCCTCCATGAGCGCGAAGCCCAGCAGGTTCAGGCCCCGCCACCGCTCCGGCTCCACGGCGCGCGGGTCGTCGGCGGCGAGACCGATGCCCCAGATCCGGTCCATGGGGCTGGCCTCCACCAGGACGCGCTCGCCCGTCCCCAGCAGGAACGCGCGCAGCGCCGGATCCGAGTCGAACTTATGGCGGCTGCCCGCCACCACGACGCCGAACCGCTCGCGCTCCCAGACCGCGTTGTCGAAGCCGCGCACCAGCCGGCCCGCCTTCTTCGCCTCGGCGGGCGTCCGGGCGCCGAGCGCCGCGGCCTCCGCCTCGGAGTCGCCGAAGAGCCTCGCCTTTTCGGCCATCATCCAGTGCTCGGCGGTCGCGTACCGTACGTCCTCCACCACGAACGGGGACGGCCACCACTGGCTGAGGCAACTCGGTCCCAGCTCGCCGTCGGGGCGCGGCCGGTGGCCCCAGAAATGCAGCCACCTGACCCGGTCACCGCCCATCTCCATGGCGCTGACCTGCTCCTTCAGTTCCTCAAGCGGTTTCATACACGCCACTCTCGCAGGCGCTACTGACAGTTCGTACGGCAATGAACCGCCGTTCTCGACACATGGTCGACAGATTCCGTCGAGTAACCAAAAGGCAACAACGGAATCCCTTGTTGGCCTTGGGGGCCTCTGCCAGGATCGGCATTCAATTCGAGCGGGAACAACGGAGAGCGTCATGGGCAACCGCTTCCAGGTGTCGGACCACTTCACGGACGGCGCGCAGTACATCGGAGGGCGGCTCCGCCCTGGCACCGCGGACGAGGACCACAGCGTCGTCGATCCGGCGACCGGGGAGAGCGTGTACACGTACCGTCTCGCCTCGGCCGGCGACGTGGACGACGCCGTCGCCGCGGCCAAGGCGGCCTTCCCGGACTGGGCCGGTGCCACGCCCGGCGAGCGGTCCGACGCGCTGCACCGCTTCGCCGGCGTGCTGGCCGAGCGGGCCGAGGACCTGGCCCGCGCCGAGTCGCTCCAGTGCGGCAAGCCGATCAGGCTGACGACCGAGTTCGACGTGCCCGGCACCGTCGACAACACGGCGTTCTTCGCGGGCGCCGCGCGGCACCTGCAGGGCCAGTCGGCCGGCGAGTACTCCGGCGACCACACCTCGTACGTCCGGCGCGAGCCGATCGGCGTCGTGGGCTCGATCGCCCCCTGGAACTACCCGCTGCAGATGGCCGCGTGGAAGATCCTGCCGGCCATCGCCGCGGGCAACACGATCGTCCTGAAGCCGGCCGAGCTGACCCCGCTGACCTCGCTGATGTTCGCTCAGGCCGCGACCGACGCCGGGATCCCGGACGGCGTCGTCAACATCGTGACCGGAGCGGGCCGGGTCGCCGGCGAGCACCTCGTCGGGCACCCGGACGTGGCCATGACCTCGTTCACCGGCTCCACCCCCGTCGGCAAGCGGGTCGCCGAGATCGCCACCCGTACCGTCAAGCGGATCCACCTCGAACTCGGCGGCAAGGCCCCGTTCGTGGTCTTCGACGACGCCGACCTGGAGGCCGCGGCGCACGGCGCCGTCGCCGCCTCGCTCATCAACAGCGGACAGGACTGCACCGCCGCCACCCGCGCCTACGTCCAGCGGCCGCTGTTCGACGCCTTCGTGGAGCGGGTCGCCGAACTGATGGAGACGGTCCGCCTCGGCGACCCCGCCGACCCGGCCACCGACCTCGGCCCGCTGATCAGCCACGCCCAGCGCGACCGGGTGGCCGGCTTCGTGGACCGGGCCCGCGGCTACGCGACCGTGGTCACCGGCGGAATGGCCCCTGGTGGAGAGCTGGAGAAGGGCGCATACTACCGTCCCACCCTGATCACCGGCGCCCCGCAGGACAGCGAGGTCGTGCAGTCGGAGATCTTCGGACCGGTCCTGGTGGCCCTGCCCTTCGACGGCGACGACGAGGGCATCCGGCTCGCCAACGACACCCCGTACGGCCTCGCCGCCTCCGCCTGGAGCCGCGACGTCTACCGGGCGAACAGGGCCACCCGTGAGATCAAGGCCGGCTGCGTCTGGGTCAACGACCACATCCCGATCATCAGTGAGATGCCCCATGGCGGCTACAAGTCCTCGGGCTTCGGAAAGGACATGTCGGCGTACTCCTTCGAGGAGTACACGCAGGTCAAGCACGTGATGTTCGACAACACCGCGGTGGCGGCCAAGGACTGGCACCGCACGATCTTCGGGGACCGATAGCAGATCGCCGCCGGCTGGCGGCGACCCATCCCGAAAGGGCACAGCGCATGGAGCAGTACCAGTCCGACAGTCTGTCGGCCGCACAGCTCGCGGCGATACGGCGCACGCTCACGAGCGGCCGCGGCGCCCTGAGCCGTCGCTCGATGCTGCGCGCCGGCGGCTTCGGCGCGCTCACCGTCGGTGGTCTCGCGGCCCTGACCGGCTGCGGCATCCCGCCCGCCAAGCGGGAGGGCCAGGGGCCGGCCAGCACGGACTTCTCGGCCAAGGAGAAGTCGGTGAACTTCTCCAACTGGACCGAGTACATGGACACCGGCGAGGACGGCCACTCCCGTCCGTCCCTCGCCGCGTTCGCCAAACGGACCGGCATCCAGGTCAAGTACACCGAGGACATCAACGACAACGTCGAGTTCTTCGGCAAGATCAAGCCGCAGCTCGCGGCCGGTCAGGACACCGGCCGCGACCTGATCAACCTCACCGACTGGCTGGCCGCCCGCGTCATCCGCCTCGGCTGGGCGCAGAAACTCGACGCGGCCAACCTGCCCCACGCGTTCGCGAACCTCTCGGCCCAGTTCCGCACCCCCGACTGGGACCCGGGCCGGTCCTACTCGTACCCCTGGACGGGCATCTCCACCGTCATCGCCTACAACTCCAAGGCGACCAACGGCCGGAAGGTCGACTCCGTCACGCAGCTGCTCGACGACCCCGCGCTCAAGGGCCGGGTCGGCTTCCTGACCGAGATGCGCGACACCATCGGCATGACCCTGCTCGACATGGGCAAGGACCCGGCGAAGTTCACCGACGCCGACTACGACGCCGCGGTCGGCCGGCTGCAGAAGGGCGTCGACAAGAAGCAGATCCGCCGCTTCACCGGCAACGACTACACGTCCGACCTGGACAAGGGCGACATCGCGGCCTGTGTCGCCTGGGCCGGTGACGTCATCCAGCTACAGGCGGACAACCCGGACATCAAGTACGCGATCCCGGCGGCCGGTTACATCACGTCCAGCGACAACCTGCTCATCCCCACGCAGGCCCGGCACAAGACCAACGCCGAGAAGCTCATGGACTACTACTACGAGCCCGCGGTCGCGGCCCGGCTCGCCGCGTACATCAACTTCGTGTGCCCCGTCGACGGCGTGAAGGACGAGCTCGCCAAGATCGACCCCGACCTCGCGAACAACGTCCTGATCGTCCCCGACAAGGAGATGGCCCGGAAGTCGCACTCGTTCCGCTCGCTCACCTCGGCAGAGGAAACGGCGTACGAGGAGAAGTTCGCCAAGCTCATCGGTGCCTGACCCGGCGTCCGCCCACCCCCGCCCTTCACGAATCCCCGGGACCCACCCCATGACTGACAAGAACACCGGCGGCGACGTCCGTCTTCGCGGCATCAGCAAGTCCTACGGCTCCTTCACCGCCGTCCAGCCGCTCGATCTGACCGTGCCGCAGGGCTCCTTCTTCGCCCTGCTCGGCGCCTCCGGCTGCGGCAAGACGACCACGCTGCGCATGATCGCCGGCCTGGAGGACCCGACGACGGGCACCGTCTCGCTCGGCGACCGCGACGTCACCGACCTCCCCCCGTACAAGCGGCCGGTGAACACCGTCTTCCAGTCCTACGCGCTCTTCCCGCACATGGACATCCAGGAGAACATCGCCTTCGGCCTGCGCCGCCGCGGCATCAAGTCGGTGAAGAAGCAGGTCGACGAGATGCTGGAGCTGGTCCAGCTCGGCGACAAGGCCCGGCACAAGCCGCACCAGCTGTCCGGTGGCCAGCAGCAGCGCGTCGCCGTGGCCCGCGCGCTCATCAACCACCCCCAGGTGCTCCTCCTCGACGAGCCGCTCGGCGCGCTCGACCTCAAGCTGCGCCGCCAGATGCAGCTGGAGCTCAAGCGGATCCAGACCGAGGTCGGCATCACCTTCGTGCACGTCACCCACGACCAGGAGGAGGCCATGACCATGGCCGACCAGGTCGCGGTCATGAACGGCGGCCGGGTCGAGCAGCTCGGCGCGCCCGCCGACCTGTACGAGAACCCGCGCACCACCTTCGTCGCCAACTTCCTCGGCACCTCCAACCTCATCGAGGCCGAGGTCGCCGAGACCGGCACCGACATCGTCGTGACCGCCGGCGGCGGCAAGCTCAAGGTGCCCGGCGACCGTTCCCCGTCCGCCGTCCGCTCCGGCGGGAAGCTGCTGGTGGGCGTGCGGCCCGAGAAGATATCGCTGGCGCACGCCGACGACGAGGGCACCATCGCCGACGGCCGCAACCGGGTCACCGGCCGGATCGTCGACTCGTCCTTCATCGGCGTGTCCACCCAGTACGTGGTGGACTCCCCGGCCGGCGCGGGCCTGCAGGTGTACGAGCAGAACATCGAGCGCGACACCCGTCTGGTGCCCGGCGCCGAGGTCGTCCTGCACTGGAACCCGGCGCACACCTTCGGGCTCGACGCGAGCCAGGACATCGACGCGGGTGTGGAGACGGTGGAGGACGCCTCGTGACCACGTCCACCCTCGTCAAGGACGAGCCCGCGGCGGGGCCGGAGTCGGCTCCGGAGGCGCGCAAGCCCTCCACCCGCAAGCGGCTCGTCCCGTACTGGCTGCTGCTGCCCGGCATCATCTGGCTGGTCGTCTTCTTCGCGCTGCCGATGGTCTACCAGGCCTCGACCTCGGTCCAGACCGGCTCCCTGGAGCAGGGCTTCCAGGTCACCTGGCACTTCCAGACCTACTGGGACGCCTTCCGCGAGTACTGGCCGCAGTTCCTCAGCTCGCTGCTGTACGCGGGCTTCGCGACGCTGCTGTGCCTGATGCTCGGCTACCCGCTGGCGTACTTCATCGCCTTCCGGGCAGGCCGCTGGCGCAACATCGTCCTGGTCCTCGTCATCGCCCCGTTCTTCACCAGCTTCCTCATCCGTACGCTGGCCTGGAAGACGATCCTCGCCGACGGCGGCGCGGTCGTCGGCGCGCTCGACGCGCTGCACGTCCTCGACGTCACCAGCTGGCTCGGCTGGACCGAGGGCAACCGGGTGCTCGCCACGCCGATGGCGGTGGTGTGCGGTCTCACGTACAACTACCTGCCGTTCATGATCCTGCCGCTCTACACCTCGCTGGAGCGCATCGACGGCCGGCTGCACGAGGCCGCCCAGGACCTGTACGCGTCGCCGGCGACCACCTTCCGCAAGGTCACGTTCCCGCTGTCGATGCCCGGTGTCGTCTCCGGCACGCTGCTCACCTTCATCCCGGCGAGCGGCGACTACGTCAACGCCGAGCTGCTCGGCTCCACCGACACCAAGATGGTCGGCAACGTGATCCAGTCGCAGTTCCTGCGCGTGCTGGACTACCCGACGGCCGCGGCCCTGTCGTTCATCCTCATGGCGATCGTGCTGCTCGTCGTCACCTTCTACATCCGCCGAGCGGGAACGGAGGACCTGGTCTGATGCGTTGGATCCGACGGAACCTTGTCGTCATCGCGGGCCTTCTCACGCTCGCGTACATGATCCTGCCGAACATCGTGGTCATGGTGTTCTCGTTCAACAAGCCGAACGGGCGCTTCAACTACGCGTGGCAGAAGTTCTCCCTGGACGCCTGGAAGGACCCCTGCGGCGTCGCCGACATGTGCGGCTCGCTGTCGCTGTCCCTCCAGATCGCGGCCTGGGCGACGCTCGGCGCCACGGTCCTCGGCACGATGATCTCGTTCGCGCTGGTCCGCTACCGCTTCCGGGCGCGCGGCGCGATCAACTCGCTGATCTTCCTGCCGATGGCGATGCCCGAGGTCGTCATGGCCGCCTCGCTGCTCACCCTGTTCCTCAACATGGGCGCCGAGCTGGGCTTCTGGACGATCCTCATCGCCCACATCATGTTCTGTCTGTCGTTCGTCGTGACGGCGGTCAAGGCGCGCGTGATGTCCATGGACCCGCGCCTGGAGGAGGCCGCCCGCGACCTGTACGCGGGGCCGGCGCAGACCTTCCTGCGGGTCACGCTGCCGATCGCGGCGCCCGGCATCGCGGCCGGCGCGCTGCTCGCCTTCGCGCTGTCGTTCGACGACTTCATCATCACCAACTTCAACGCGGGCTCCACCGTGACCTTCCCCATGTTCGTCTGGGGCTCGGCACAGCGCGGAACCCCCGTTCAGATCAACGTCATCGGCACGGCGATGTTCGTCATCGCGGTACTGGTGGTCGTGGCCGGTCAGATCGTCACGAACCGGCGCAAGAAATCAGCAACAGCCTGACCGGTCGGCCCCCGGCCGCCGCCTGACACGCGGGCGGCGGACGGCGGCCGGCAGCCGGTCGGGCAACGAAGGAGTTGGAAACCATGGCCCCAGTCGCCATGCGTCTCGCTGCACAATCTCTCTCCGACGCCCAGCCCGTCCCCTTCTGGCTGGAAGACCCCGGCAAGCCCCACGCCCTGCCCGCCCTCACCGGCACCGAGCGCTGCGATCTGCTCGTCGTCGGCGGTGGCTACAGCGGCCTGTGGACCGCGCTCCTCGCCAAGGAACGCGACCCCTCCCGGGACGTCGTACTCATCGAAGGCCGCGAGGTGGGCTGGGCCGCCTCGGGCCGCAACGGCGGCTTCTGCGCCGCCTCCCTCACCCACGGCCTCGGCAACGGACTCGCCCGCTGGCCGCACGAGCTGGCGGAACTGGAGCGGCTCGGCACCGAGAACCTCGACGCCATCGAGGCGGCCGTCGCCCGCTACGGCCTGGACTGCGACTTCGAGCGCACCGGCGAGATCGACGTGGCCACCGAGGCCTACCAGCTCGACGAGCTGCACGAGATGTACGAGGAGGCCGAGCGGCTCGGCCTCGCCGACGGCCTGGAGCTGATGGACCGCGACGCGCTGCGCGCCGAGGTCGACTCGCCGACCTTCCAGGGCGGCCTGTGGGACCGGCGCGGGGTCGCGATGCTGCACCCGGCGAAGCTGGTCTGGGGCCTCAGGCGGGCCTGCCTCGACCTGGGCGTCCGGATCTTCGAGAACACTCCGGGGCTCGACCTCGTCGCGGCGGGCGGCCAGGGCATGGTGGTCCGCACCCCGTACGGGCGGGTCGCCGCCCGCCGGGTCGCGCTCGGCACCAACGTCTTCCCGTCGCTGGTCAAGCGGATGCGGCCGTTCACCGTCCCGGTCTACGACTACGCGCTGATGACCGAGCCGCTGAGCGCCGAGCAGCTGGCCTCGATCGGCGGCTGGCGCCGCCGGCAGGGCCTCGGCGACAGCGCCAACCAGTTCCACTACTTCCGGATCACCGCCGACAACCGCATCCTGTGGGGCGGTTACGACGCGATCTACCCCTTCGGCGGCAAGGTCAGCGCCGAGATGGACCACCGCCCCGAGACGTATCTGAAGCTGGCCGGACACTTCTTCACCTGCTTCCCGCAGCTGGAGGGCCTGCGCTTCAGCCACGCCTGGGGCGGCGCGATCGACACCTGCTCGCGCTTCTCCGCCTTCTTCGGTACGGCGCACCAGGGCAAGGTCGCGTACGCGGCCGGCTACACCGGCCTCGGCGTCGGCGCCTCCCGCTTCGGCGCGGACGTGATGCTCGACCTGCTGGCGGGGGAGCGGACCGAGCGCACCCGGCTCGACATGGTCCGCTCCAAGCCGCTGCCGTTCCCGCCGGAGCCGATCGCGTGGGCGGGCATCGGGCTGACCAAGTGGTCGCTGGCCCGGGCCGACGAGAACGGCGGGCGGCGGAATCTGTGGCTGAAGACCATGGACCGGCTGGGCCTCGGCTTCGACAGCTGAGCGTTTCGCGATGATGTGACGCAGGTCACATAAGGCGATATCTGAACCCGCGTCATACCCGGGAGATGGCCTCCTCTCTCCGTGTGGGACCCGCATCGGGCGGGCCCGCACGGAGAGAGGAGATCGCGCGATGACTGCCATGGAGGCCAGGAGTGCCGTGGAGTGGCTGGTGTCGGCCGCACCCGACCCCGAGGCCTGCCGCTTCGAATGGGAGCGCAACCCGCACGGGGTCGCGCTGCTGCCCGCCGGCCGCCGCTGGGACGTCCTGATCCTGCCCGCCACGCTCGGCCGGCCCACCCTCGAGGTGCTGACCCGGCTCGTCGACCGGCCGGGCCCCGTCCTCGCCGACTTCGGCGACGCCCGGATCGGCTTCTTCGTGGAGCCGGGCACCACGGACCGCTGGCTCGGCACCGGCGTGCGCGGCGCGGGCGACGGCACCTGGGTCGTCGTCCCGTACCCGGGCCGGATGGCCGACGGGGTGCGCTGGCTGGTGTCCCCGGACGCCGCGGGCACGCTCACCGACGTCGCGCTGCTGGAACTCGCGATGCACGAGGCGGCGGCACGGCGGGCCGGGGGAGGCGGCGAGGGGTGAGCGGGGCGGACCGGCCCGACGGTCCGGCGCGCCGGTTCCCGTAGCGCGCGCCTCGTATCCCGTACCCCCGTATCCCGTACCCCCCCGTACTCCCGTATCCCGTACTCCCGTATCCCCCGCACCTCCGTGCGCCTGTACCCCCTGCGCGGCCGTATCCCCGTACTGCCGCCTCCTCGTGCTCCCGTGCTCCCGTATCCCGTACCCCGCCTTCTCGCCTCCCTTCCCCTCGTTCAGAGGTCTTGACCACTTGATTGGTCTGGACCATGCTGTGGCGCGCTCCACCACCTCGATTCCCCCATCCCCGGAGGCAGTTGTGGACCGCACCAGACCCTTCACCCTCGCGTTGGCGGGCCTTCTGGCCGCCGGCGGACTCGTGGCGCTCACCCCCGCGGCCCACGCCGCCGACACCGAACTCGCCCGCAACGGCGGCTTCGAGTCCGGTCTGGACGGCTGGAGCTGTACGGCGGGCAGCGGCGCCGCCGTCACCTCCCCCGTGCGCAGCGGCACCAAGGCCCTGCAAGCGACCCCAGCCGGCGGCGACAACGCCCGCTGTTCCCAGACCGTGGCCGTACGGCCCGACTCCACGTACACGCTGAGCGGCTGGGTGCGCGGCGGCTACGTCTACCTCGGCGCGTCCGGCACCGGCACGACCGACGTCTCCACCTGGACCCAGTCCGCCCCCGACTGGCAGCGGCTCGGCACCACCTTCACCACCGGGTCCGGCACCACCTCGGTGACGATCTACACCCACGGCTGGTACGGCACCGGCGCCTACCAGGCCGACGACCTGTCCCTGCTCGGCCCCGGCGGCGACCCCGGCCGGCCGCCCGCGACCCCCACGGGCCTCACCGCCGGCTCCGCGACCGCCACCACGATCGGACTCAGCTGGCCCGCCGTGCCCGGCGCCACCTCGTACCGCGTCCAGCAGGGCTCCGCCGTCGTCGCGACCGTCACCGGCACCTCGTACACCGCCACCGGCCTCACCCCCGGCACCGCCTACACCTTCCGGGTCACGGCCGCCAACGACGCGGGCGAATCCGCCCCCTCCGCCCCCGTCACCGCCAGCACCACCTCCTCGGGCGGCGGCAACCCCGGCGGCCAGCTGCCCGCGCACGCCCTCGTCGGCTACCTCCACTCCAGCTTCGCCAACGGCTCCGGCTACACCCGCATGGCCGACGTCCCCGACTCCTGGGACGTCATCGACCTGGCCTTCGGCGAACCCACCTCGG contains the following coding sequences:
- a CDS encoding polyamine ABC transporter permease protein (ABC-ATPase subunit interface;~ABC-type spermidine/putrescine transport system, permeasecomponent I [Aminoacid transport and metabolism]; COG1176;~Transmembrane subunit (TM) foundin Periplasmic Binding Protein (PBP)-dependent ATP-Binding Cassette (ABC) transporters which generally bind type 2 PBPs. These types of transporters consist of a PBP, two TMs, and two cytoplasmic ABC ATPase subunits, and...; cd06261;~conserved gate region;~dimer interface [polypeptide binding];~identified by MetaGeneAnnotator; putative;~polyamine ABC transporter permease protein [Streptomyces roseosporus NRRL15998];~putative PBP binding loops), with translation MTTSTLVKDEPAAGPESAPEARKPSTRKRLVPYWLLLPGIIWLVVFFALPMVYQASTSVQTGSLEQGFQVTWHFQTYWDAFREYWPQFLSSLLYAGFATLLCLMLGYPLAYFIAFRAGRWRNIVLVLVIAPFFTSFLIRTLAWKTILADGGAVVGALDALHVLDVTSWLGWTEGNRVLATPMAVVCGLTYNYLPFMILPLYTSLERIDGRLHEAAQDLYASPATTFRKVTFPLSMPGVVSGTLLTFIPASGDYVNAELLGSTDTKMVGNVIQSQFLRVLDYPTAAALSFILMAIVLLVVTFYIRRAGTEDLV
- a CDS encoding polyamine ABC-transporter integral membrane protein (ABC-ATPase subunit interface;~ABC-type spermidine/putrescine transport system, permeasecomponent II [Aminoacid transport and metabolism]; COG1177;~Polyamine ABC-transporter integral membrane protein [Streptomyces fulvissimus DSM40593];~Transmembrane subunit (TM) foundin Periplasmic Binding Protein (PBP)-dependent ATP-Binding Cassette (ABC) transporters which generally bind type 2 PBPs. These types of transporters consist of a PBP, two TMs, and two cytoplasmic ABC ATPase subunits, and...; cd06261;~conserved gate region;~dimer interface [polypeptide binding];~identified by MetaGeneAnnotator; putative;~putative PBP binding loops); this translates as MRWIRRNLVVIAGLLTLAYMILPNIVVMVFSFNKPNGRFNYAWQKFSLDAWKDPCGVADMCGSLSLSLQIAAWATLGATVLGTMISFALVRYRFRARGAINSLIFLPMAMPEVVMAASLLTLFLNMGAELGFWTILIAHIMFCLSFVVTAVKARVMSMDPRLEEAARDLYAGPAQTFLRVTLPIAAPGIAAGALLAFALSFDDFIITNFNAGSTVTFPMFVWGSAQRGTPVQINVIGTAMFVIAVLVVVAGQIVTNRRKKSATA
- a CDS encoding oxidoreductase (FAD dependent oxidoreductase; pfam01266;~Rossmann-fold NAD(P)(+)-binding proteins; cl09931;~identified by MetaGeneAnnotator; putative;~oxidoreductase [Streptomyces pristinaespiralis ATCC25486]), with translation MAPVAMRLAAQSLSDAQPVPFWLEDPGKPHALPALTGTERCDLLVVGGGYSGLWTALLAKERDPSRDVVLIEGREVGWAASGRNGGFCAASLTHGLGNGLARWPHELAELERLGTENLDAIEAAVARYGLDCDFERTGEIDVATEAYQLDELHEMYEEAERLGLADGLELMDRDALRAEVDSPTFQGGLWDRRGVAMLHPAKLVWGLRRACLDLGVRIFENTPGLDLVAAGGQGMVVRTPYGRVAARRVALGTNVFPSLVKRMRPFTVPVYDYALMTEPLSAEQLASIGGWRRRQGLGDSANQFHYFRITADNRILWGGYDAIYPFGGKVSAEMDHRPETYLKLAGHFFTCFPQLEGLRFSHAWGGAIDTCSRFSAFFGTAHQGKVAYAAGYTGLGVGASRFGADVMLDLLAGERTERTRLDMVRSKPLPFPPEPIAWAGIGLTKWSLARADENGGRRNLWLKTMDRLGLGFDS
- a CDS encoding hypothetical protein (Hypothetical protein XNR_1172 [Streptomyces albus J1074];~identified by MetaGeneAnnotator; putative) encodes the protein MTAMEARSAVEWLVSAAPDPEACRFEWERNPHGVALLPAGRRWDVLILPATLGRPTLEVLTRLVDRPGPVLADFGDARIGFFVEPGTTDRWLGTGVRGAGDGTWVVVPYPGRMADGVRWLVSPDAAGTLTDVALLELAMHEAAARRAGGGGEG